TGCTCTTGCCTTTCACTAtctcaacatttttcttttacaacCAAAGGTTTGGACCTTAATATTGGCACATCCTAAGTTGAAAGGGACTTGAGAATTCAGTTTCATTTTGAGTCTGGTTTTActcattgagagagagagagttgggcGAGTAAATAACGTCCAATTGACTCACGCAAAATCCAAACCATCCAATTTTAagcattgaaaaacaaaaagaaagatgaaaaataataaatgaaagcGTAAAAGTCTCACCCTTTATCTCTATTTagattaggggtgaacaaccaGTCTAGCTACACTCGTTAACGTTCAgctcgtgaacgagtttgagccaagtcatttgtttaacaagtcgagctccaCTTCATGAGTTGACTCATTTAagtaatcaagttgagttcgagctgaacacgtaactgtcgagtcgagctcgagccttaatcgagttcgTCCatccttaatcaagtcgatatattcaaacgagtttacgagtttgtcgagtcttaatggagtcaagctcgagctcaacacgtaacgatgaatgtcaattctattcaaatgagtttgtcgagtcttaatcgagtcaagcttgagctcaacacgtaacgatgaatatcaattctgttcaaacgagtttgtcgagccttaatcgagttaagcttgagctcaacacgtaacgatgagtTTCAGTTCTATTTAAACAAATTTGTCAAGTCTtcatcgagtcgagctcgacctcaacacgtaacgatgaactTCAGTTCTATTTAAACGAATTTGTTGAGTCTTAATCGAatcgagttcgaactcaacacgtaacgatgaatatcaattctattcaaacaagtttgtcgagccttaatcaagtcgagctcgagctcaacacgcaactaccgagtcaagctcgagctgcttccatcAAGCTATTTTCGAACTCAAGCAGAGTCAAGCTGACTGAACTCAcgctcaactcggctcgtgttcacccaaAAATTGAGATTGACGATTTAATGATTAAACATAAACTATGAGCCGAATGACTacttattatattatattatatatatatatatatatatatatatatatatatatatatatatatatatatatatatatatatataaagagagagagagagagagatttggttAGAGGTAGAGAAGGTGTTGAAGTTGGATTTATGTGAATGCAATCAGGAGTTAAGACAAATATTTGGATGCCCCACAGAAATGAATTCTCTTTAAGGTGACAGTTCAACCTTTAACCCCATGGATGTTGGCATTTGCCAGTTTGGAGTGTCCTTATTCCATGTCACACATATGGTGACCCCTCATGTGCCTCTTAATTGAGCACCATCGACTTCCTTTCTCCACATGATCCTTCTTCCTCCCACTGCCTTGTCACTCTCACTTGAGCAACCAATGCACCACAGATGCAGCAAAGCATCTCTGAATTGACCATGTCtgtcccctcctctctctctctctctcttgctcttccaTAGATGTCTCCCGCAAAGccataatattttatttgtactTGCACTATTTCAGAACCAACTCACATTTTAACATGAAATTAGTTTTCAAATATAGTAGAAATATATATGGCCTACATTATGAAAAATCATTacttatttgatttaaaaataattatagtTGAATGCAAAAATGACTGGGAGCAATCAATTGGGCGAGAACTCTTGATATGATAGTAATTGCGTTGTGAAATTAATTCAATAAAGAAAGGTATGCATGACCCTGCTTCGGACAAGGAATGAATCTACTAATTAGGTCATGTATTAAAGTAGCAaagctaaaaattttcaaaaggttttATGGATCATTAAATTTTACTTTCTACAAAGTCAATAACAGAAACTCTGTAATCGGAGAAACCGAATAAATGAGATTGAAAAAGGGCTAGAAAATTTGAACagcttttcaaatataaataagcGATTTAATGAGTAATTAAGACagagtaaaaaataaatatttattaaaaaaaaaaaatattttttggttaaCGCAAaagtatgtgtgtatatatctTTATAAACGCATACCTATCTACCATATATACCTCCCATACCAAACTTAATGGGATTGTTTAGACTCCTTGATTCTATTAAGTAGTCAGAAGAAGCAAGAGGTCTCTCGATTAAAGAAACTCATTTATGTGTGTGCACTTCCTTCTACAAAACCTTTCAACTTGTTCTCGAGTATTGTGTTTTTTATACCTTTAAAATTGACAGCCCACATTTAGATGATTCTTATTAAATCTACCATATGatactctttctctttctctctctctttatatatatatatatatatatatatatatatatatatatatatatatatatatatatatatatatatatatatatatatatatatatatatatagagagagagagagagagagagaaagaaaaaaaaaaaagaaaaagagaaaatataacTGAAAACCTTGGCCATCTCGACTTTTGCCCGATCATAGCCCCCTGATGTATTGTATCAGGCGAACGTAATTAAATATAGCCCAGTCAGAGACTAcaagatttatatatatatatatgtgagagaAAGAATAACTGGAACCCTCAGCCATCTCGACTTCTTTCCGATCACAGTCTCTTGATGTTTTGTATCAGGCAGACATAATTAAATGCCGCCCAATGAGAGGCTACAAGATTTCTTGGTCCAGggttaaaaagaaagattttatatatatatataagaaaattgaatagactctgaattttttaaaatcactcAACCATCTAATCAGGATCATTTAATCCATCATGatgaatggttaaaaaaaaaaaaataaaaataaaaggtgCTAAACATTTTCGGTCATCTAGTTCATACCATTTTCTTCGTGTTTTTTCTCACTGTCGTCAATTTGGGATAAGATGAACTGTCTTTGTTAAATGCTAAGTCACTAGAGTCAGTTTTCACTCTCtttctagagaaagaaagaaaaaactgctAAAATTCATGCACGTGACACTGAAAACCTTAACAAATGACGACAAGGCCACATTGACTGTAGGgagaatctgaaatccaaccATGTCCATTTCCCTGCTGCACCTCTGCTCTGTCCTTGCTCCtgacacatagagagagagagagagagagaaagaaggcaaCAATGGTCTTGTGCCTCTGCGGGTCCTTCCTCTGCAACAAAAGCCTGCCATGCACAGGCCTCGACAACGACGTCCCTCCACCGTCTCATTTCATCTACGCTTGCAACTGTTGTGCTGTTGCTGCACAAGAAGATGCActgtaagaaaaatgaaaaatgaagggaaTCTGCTTTCCTTCGCTAGCTAAAAACTAGCTAGTTGCAGCCACTCGCTGCCAAATCTCATACTGTAAAGCCACTGGCAACTTCTTCTTCTCCCGCAACGATGCCGTCATGCCCTTCTTGTTTGCTGTGATTGATGAATCGGTACAGAGTCCTGCTGCACTTGACCGCAGATGTTTGCGTTTGAGAGGAGCTTGATGGGAGAATCCTGCTCACTCAAAGAGTTCAATTGCATAATGCAGTTAACTCCTGcttacaaacataaaaaagaatgcATTCCACTATTTACATTTCCGAGACAATCTTACCTTCAGTTTCTTGTGAGTTtctcataagaaaaaaaatctcacctTATCTCACTTTATCTACAATGTTCAATCTAATGTTGGAAGCCGCCAAATTGCTAAAAACCAAACATTTGTTGCCCTATAAACCGtcaataaaatttatttatttatttgtttgtttgagaagacaaagaagataaTTATCAAActatcatcattttctttacattgacatcaacaaaaaaaagggaaaaagttgTAAATATTACTAAATGTCTAAAACGccttatcttttctttcttccccaTGTAAACTAAATTAATGAGCAAAATAATTTCCAATAGATCTAGCTCCTACTCATTTCtataatgtgtatatatatatataagatgcaatcaataaacttttaaaatcaAAGTCTGCAACAACCGAAACATTCTAAGATTTCGCACATGTCCAAGCATGCTGGTTTGTGCAACTATAAATATGTGGTCGCTGTCACATTGAAGTGAGCACACAAGTATTATGAAAATCTACCACTGCCGTTGGCCCTCCAAATTATTGATTTGGCCAGGgaccatcttcttgtttttttggtaAATTAAAATTGATAGCTACTCGCGACCCCATGGCCGTGAAAAACACTCACATGGCTGGGTCTGATTAAGGGACTTAGTCTTCACTTCCTTAAATATAACACAATCTTCATTATTTGTTATTAATATCTTAATTTTTCATCTTATTAGATCCGCGGATTACGACTGAATAGACTCTTAATGGTCGTCGCCAAAAGAGACGAGCTCGATTAAactcttgatcttcttcaacTCGAAGGTCTTAATCTTAGGTCTAACCTTCCCATAAACTCGGACAATATTTAAATCATAGATGTAATGAACATGATTTGTTTGCCAGTAAAGGGAAATGGGCCTGCCTGGATTCTACTAATTAGGATCATAGTCATATAAAACGGGtttttttaaaaggataaaTTAAATAACCGTTtaaaacttatttaaaaaacgttaaaaatgaaaaaaatgtgtttttatcccgtttttagttttttttgcgtttttttcattttttgtatttttttcagttttttaatgccaaattgtttttttatatttttatttgttataaatctacttgatgtttgtgttattagtttctcacttattttattttctcttcatttttagtttttaattttttttaaaatttaccatatttttttcttttttttctattttttataagtacaccgtattatacccgaaaaaaacCTCGTCATTTAAAACTGTGAGATGTTGTTTGTGActatgaatttaagatccatAATTTCAATCTtcgcacaaaaaaaaaaacagataatATTAATATCTCACTTTAATAAAAGGATAggaataattttttaaagtggAATAAGGATATGCGTCGGTTGTAGATCTGAATCCGAACTCACATTATGTTTAGAtggatggaaagaaaatgacatGCTTCATGCTTGTATGAAGTTTAGAACTAGTTTGATTTGATCTgtcaagaaaaattttaaacaagaccTGTTATATACCCGGTTGAATAATTAATTCAGTTTTATATTAATGGAATTCATGGATTTAGActttaattttataaatcaCAGTAAAATCTTATACATTAATTGATGTTGCGACCTGTCCTGAATATTTAACCagatattttaacattttttctttcaataccAAACCCAAAGCATATCAGATTTGGTATGGTTCAGATATGGATATATCCGATTCATTTGGATGTGTCTCAATTTCAGCAAAAGTCCCTGTAAGAGTTTCTATTACGATGTTTCGCAGAGCTTTTCATTATATTGcagaaaacagaagaaaacagAAGACTGAACCAAATTGGTGGTCGCTGGTCGGGGCTAATCGGCGAGCCGGGGAGTAAACGAGATCCCTCTCGTTTCCCTGTTTGCGTCAACAGGGGTCAGGAGAGCGATCATGGAACCGAGCACCATCAACGACGATTTCGCCGTCGGATGCGTCCTCTCCATTAGAACGACTTTCGGAGAGGAAATCCAAGGGGAGGTTATCACCTTCGATCGACCATCCAACATCCTGGCGATTCATATCCTTCTGTTTTTCTAGCAATTTCTGACAGTGAATCGTCTTCTTTTCTGTGTTTCCCTTTGTGGGTACCGCGAAGGCTTCGGCTTTTGCGTTCTTAAACAGCACCATGTTGCTCAAAAGGCTTTTTCTCTTGCTGTTTTGGCGAGATTCCTTAATGGTTTTGTCGCACAGGAGGGTTCCAAGAGTGGTCCGCGTCAAAACATTCGATTGCTGAAGGCGAACTTCATCAAGGATTTCACTCTCTTGGGCCAATCCGAAGACCCGCTTGATGTGAAGAAGTGTGTCCTTGATATTAACGTTCTTCGAGCTAGAGAAGAAGCCGCGATTAGGTGAACTTCTGTCCTTCTATTTTGGGTTGGGAAGGCGTGTTTTTCTCGAGTTTTTTTGATTGATTGTTTGGTTTGTGGCAGACAAGCAGAACTTGACGCTGAGAGGATCGGCATTGGAGTCACAGCTGAAGCTCAGAGCATCTTTGATGCATTGTCAAAAACGTATGCCGCTTTCGTGCTTTAAGTGTTCGACTAGAAGAACTCCTTTTGATTTTCCTCCTTCTTGATTCATTAATATTTCTTGCTACGAAAAATTTCTTTGATGCTTTAAAGAGGTAGTAAGCTGTTAACTGTTACTTGCGTGCTTGCGAAAATCATGTGGTTTGAGTTATGGAAGGATGCTCAGAATATCGGAATTATTAGTGTTCACATTCCTGAATGGAAGGGATGGGCGAAACTTTTGGCTTAAATTGACCGAGATGACTGACTGTTAGGAGAGTGAATTGACTTAGAAAATGCGTATTTCCCATTTGTTAGGAGCTCTATTTATTACGAACTTCTTGTTTACAAAATAAGTTTTCCTAGTGATAGGACAAGGGATTAAATGTGTTGCCATCTGAACAGCCATTTTGGCTTCAACTCGTAACTACTGTTTTCTGCAGCATTTTGAACGCTCTATGTCCCTTGTCAGGCAGAGGGTACTTACTGTCAGCGTTGTCCTGCGTGGCCGTTGAGATGATTAAACATTAATTTTCTTGCTGTTAGCTTGTCCCGGTCTTAAAGGTTCTAAATTCCTATCACCAAGAAGATAACAAGGATAGGTTATTTTGGAACCAAATATGCTTACACCTTATGGAATATTAGGAGCCTTTTAGaatcatttttcatgaaatcttTCTTTGTTTAGGACTGATAGATGATCTGACTGATGGCATTATTAATCAGATACTCCAATAGTGATGTCGAACACAGAGTAAAAAGACCTGTAGCTTGTTGTTCTtgtgaagaaaataaatatagaTCAGATGGTCTAGAATGTAACAATCATATTTATCCAGCTTTGAGGCTTTGAGCAATAATCTATTTTATGAAGGAATTGATAAAGGGCAACATTCCTCTTCAGGAAAACAAGAGAACTGCGGTACAGGAATTAGTAATAAAAGTGCAAAATATTGGAAGTTGGATAACTTCACTTTTAAGTTACAACTAGCCGCAGATGATTGTGAGCCATGTTGGATTGGAATATCTGTAGTTTTGTTCAATATGAATTCCTAGCAGGCTGTGAATGTTCAAGGGAAATAGATGTAAGCTGCCCCTCATAATGTTGATGTATCTGGACTCTGTTTTGAACCATTTATCATTGAGACATAATGATGGTACAACCAAAACAAAGATCAATTATTGAATAGATTCTTGACATCCTAGTGAAACATCATCAAGCTCTTTTGAATATCATTAGGGCCAGCATTTTTCCACAAGGTAAATATCACATGCGTAAATACTACCATGCAACTTTTTTGTGGATACTACCCCacaactttgtttctttttcaagatttttgcTACTTTATTTGTTGTCATTGGCAGCATGAATAAGTGAACTCATGGCATTAACGGATGTCCTGTTTAGGTCGAATGGGAGAGTATTTTATGATAATTTCTTCACATTGAGGCTTTaattagacaaaaaaaaggggTCAAACTTGAAGTGAGATTAGAGCAAATCAGTTTAGATTGAGATTCTTCTGTCCATAGAGTCATAGACCTTTCAAAATGATGTAGTATATGGATGCAGTCTGCAGTTGAATCATGCCCATCACACAAGCCACAGAACTTTTGAGGCTCTAAAACTATGTACTTCTGTTCTATGTTATGCTTTGTTCTGTCCCATCGGCATGTCTTCAGTCCATACTTGCAATTTTCATCTCATCTTAGACTCATCATTTGCTGCCAATTAATTGACTTCCAATTTTCATACTTTATGTATTTAGACTCTCAATTTTGAATAAGAAACCAAATCTGGCACATTGAAACGGAAAATATACAATCATTCATCCATTTACTAATTGTACAATCATATCCTGAACTTTAACCTAATTTAGAGCTGTTCAAAGTAAGCTAGAGCTCTCACCGACATCAAGGTTGCTAAATGATGAGGTTGTGTCAAAATGTCCTGCATAAGTTTTTTTTAGGACCTTAAAGCTTTGGAAAACCTGGGGATAGGTCAAGGTATGAATCTTCATATCTATCATCCATGTGCATTTGAAAAAGTAAATGCGGGCACTAAACTAGTTTGATTGAGTTCTTTTTAATCACCTTGAGGTTTCCATGCACGACATTTAGAGTCACATTCATTCTGTACTTGTTCCTAGGTCCCTAAACATGATATGTTAGAAAGCAACCAATGAGATTTAGGTCAGATCTTCATACATGATGCCCAGATCCGAGTGCTTGGAGGACTCCAAGTTAGAGCTGTTTGAATTGTTAGCTAGATGTAAAAATGAAGGCAAGCTACTGACATATGAGTTTGGGTTGGTCTTATTAAGATGTGTGGACTCAATGGCATTCAATTCAATGTTCAGGGAAAAAGCCACAAAACTAGATTGGGAGATATATGTTTACAGTGGTGAGAAGTATTATGGTTCCACAGCTGTGAAAATAGGGTGTTTGTTcaatgttttgatctccattgGCATCCAGTGTTTGCCGTTTGGTTATTCCAATAAGTGCTCTATGTACTAGTTCTTTGCGGTTCAACGGGCAACATTTAATGGACTCGAAATTCTCAAACTTGTGTTCTCTATGCCCGATTTCCCTGTTGTTATTTTGGGCAACGATCTGATCTTGGCCTTGCTTCATGTCGCAAACCAGTTCTCATTCCACTTTTTGCTCAATGTTGATTTGGTTCTAGTTGTCATTTATCTTTTGGTTGACTATCTTGGCTCCAGTATTGACCTCATTTGGGTACAACTAAGATAGGCATGGGAACACTGACCTTCATTACTGATACATTAGTACCTCTGTATGTGAATCCATAGGGAAACTTCAAAAGTAAGACATAGCTTTAACACTATGTtcatattaaattgaaaaactgaTCTTACCTTGGATCATTAGTAGATTTGATTTTGGTTGAAGCCTAAATTAAGATGCAGAAATCCAAATATCAAGCTAGATCCAAAACGACCTTGTAGGTTTCCGTTGTCCCCCCTCTATTTATGTCACTTGCTAATACCATGGTTGCACgaaactttctcttttgctttatgACTTTGATGGTCAATCAgtgtttgtcaaaattttctggcATATCACGGTAAGTTTATAAAACAATACTATGGGCTTTGTGAGCAAGTAAAGAAATTTTGATGGCAACCTCTGTGGTATAGCCAATGGTACACTGTACACTTATGGCTGGTATTCTATTCCTTCATGTGTAACATGAGTATATCCCAGATTTACCAAAAACTGGTTTCTGAGATGCTGACTGGAAAACTTTTTTCTAGCCAACCATTTTCCAGGATCTCAATGTTGATCCTCCCAAAAGCTATTGAGTGGATCATCTTTTCCCTGAATTATCTGTGACAACAGGAGGGAAAGCCATCATTATTTATGGGTCCATCTTTTTGTGTGGACTTTGCCTTTGAATAGATAAGGAATCCATATGGTAAGTTTCTTTCCTGTGCTTATTCATCCTTTTGATTCAGAAGTGTAGTGTAGCTAGTTTGCTGGCTGTTGACTCAAAGCGTTAGCATTTTAGTGATATGTTTGCTTTTGTGAGCTGTTGGTTGGAATATTTCATGCATGCTTTCCCAAGAAGTTGATAAATTATTTGGCAGAATTTGCGATCCTGGATGAAATAATGCTGCATGTTGTTTCGGAGTAGTATTCCAAATTCATTTGTCCCTTTTCTTGGTTCACGTCTGACAATTGTCTTGGAGACTTGAGGCTCAAGTTTCATTGTAGGAGCTCCTGTGTGATTAGTTTGATCCAAGATCTTTTCGAGCAGTTGGGTAGTAACGTTTCTAGCATTTATCAGAATTCCATGGTAAGTCAGCATGATAACTCAAACTCACAAATAGGTGAAAATTACCATACGTCATAAAGTCATAACCATGATTTGTAGTTATCAAATTACTAAACCATCAAAACGCCCCTTTTCTCCTACTTTCATAACTAAAATCATCCAATGGTCGAAAATGAGCACATGGGATGTTTCATCTCTAAGCCTATTAGCACTTCCCTGCAAAGAGATGGGTGTTTTTGTGATATTtattcatgtgtgtgtgtgtgtgtgtgtgtgtgtgagagagagagagagagagagagagagagagagcaaatacCATAAGTGCACCTAATTCCTAAGTATATATATTGGAGTCTAATGGTTATGATGAAATTTAAACTTACATGCAACAGTTCCAATCTTGTCAAATTACAGCTTTCAAATAATAGGGTGGAAGTTAGAACCTTCCCTTCTTCCAAGCACTCATAGGTGGGCAAACCTGTTTAGTAAGTCTGATCTTCTTTCATGCATGCTTACATGGAAAGGCTTCATGTTTGTTTTACATTAGATTCATTAGTTGCCAACAACTGTGGTGTTTAAGTAGGTAAATCTAGCATGTGTGTATGGTTGAATGGAAAGCCTGAACTTGATTGACGTGCCTATGACATGCCTTTTCTTAACAAGTTTCCCCTCAGATTAGTTTACTGCATGGCAGTTTGGTAGCTTTACAATAAGCAACTCACAAGTTTAACTTGTGTGAGTAGGAGTTGGCCCTTGTTGACTAATTTCTTTAGAAAGACAGGTCTATTTTGTGGAAAATAGAGTCGAATGTGATTTGCTACTGGAGATTTCCTTAGTCGTATGTGTTCATTTATCTGGCTCATCTAGTGTCAGAAGTCTGACTTTACACTTCACAGACAACGCCATAATCTAAGACTTGGAGATGCTTAGCTTGCTGtccatgtgtgtgtgcacatatGCTCAGGcaagccagagagagagagatgtgaaaATTATTTAGTTATTTACTTTTCATTGTCCAACCAGGCTTCCAGTCCGTTGGGACAAAACTGTCATCGTTGTCATGAATGAAGTGCGAGTAAGCAGCCCATACCTTCCAGAGAACGTCAGTGGAGGAACTCCTGCTGCAAATGATCGAGTAAAGAAAGTGGTAAGAACACATTTCCATGCATTAGCATAAATACTGTCGCCTTTCATCAATCTACTGCAGTTGATGACATGGTGTTCTTCTGTCTATGTTcccagcttgagcttgagagGAGAAGGCTGCAAGGGCGTAATTTGGCACAGTGaggctttttatttttcttttttccatcttttcacCTCTTCTCGTAATGTCAAAGTACAGTCTGCAGTACTGTTACATTTCATTGAGTATTTATGGTTCTGATGAATTTTGTACATACTAAATCATCTTTGAAGAACATCAAAAACTTTGTTGTACTAATTTTGCTGTTCATGCGATCGTCCCATCTAAAAGCACTAGCCTTGGGCAAGGCCATCATTATGATGATGCTGCTCCAAATCAGTTGGTCTCAACTGCAATTAAGTTTGTCGGACAAGTCCTTGAAACGTTCCATAATGGTATCTTCTGCCACTGAGCTTCTAATGCCCTACCAATCAGTCCTTCCTATTGCAAGGAAGTAATGAGCAGCAATATTGAAGTGACACTCGAGTAGTTTGAGCTTTGTCCTGGTTCTCACATTTTACTGGTACATAATTAGGTTTTGCTTTCTTATTAACTACATCATCGTTATTTTCTGAATTTGTTGAGCGCAGGAGCTTGTTGGCCCtcacattttccttttataAGCTAGTTGAGCTTGAATCATACATCATATTTCATTACTGTTATTGCTTTAGCGACTTGGTGGTCAATCTGTGGGTGTAAGGAGCAATTTGATATGGGCGAAGCCAGAAGCAGACATTTAAGTAATGCTTGAAGGCAAGAAGTGTGCAACTGGAAATGCACAGTGGGAGCAAGAAGGCAGTTGGCAAGCTTTTGCGTATAGCTGGTGCATCAATACGTAtattatgttagaaaaaaacaagtatTGAGTTCCCGACAACGAGGGTTCTAGTCTCTTCGTAAAGTTGGATATAGTATGACAGTGATCCATAGATCAGCTTTGACCGATACA
Above is a window of Nymphaea colorata isolate Beijing-Zhang1983 chromosome 8, ASM883128v2, whole genome shotgun sequence DNA encoding:
- the LOC116259442 gene encoding uncharacterized protein LOC116259442 gives rise to the protein MEPSTINDDFAVGCVLSIRTTFGEEIQGEVITFDRPSNILAIQEGSKSGPRQNIRLLKANFIKDFTLLGQSEDPLDVKKCVLDINVLRAREEAAIRQAELDAERIGIGVTAEAQSIFDALSKTLPVRWDKTVIVVMNEVRVSSPYLPENVSGGTPAANDRVKKVLELERRRLQGRNLAQ